CTCGCCGACATCCTCGAACGCGTCCTGGACAAGGGCATCGTCATCGCGGGGGACATCCGCATCAACCTGCTCGACATCGAGCTCCTGACGATCAAACTGCGGATTCTGGTCGCCTCCGTGGACAAGGCGAAGGAGATGGGGATCGACTGGTGGGAGCATGACCCCTCGCTCTCCTCCAAGCACAGTGGAGGGCCGCTGGCTGAGGAGAACCGCCGGCTCCGCGCGGAGCTGGAGGCACTGCGGAGCGCGGCACCGGTCGCGAATGAGCCTCGGATCCCCGGGACCGACCGGGTCCTCGAAGCGGATGCGGCCCTTGAGCCGTACGACACCGGAGCGTCGGACGAGGAGCTTGAGCCGGACGAGGAGCCTGAGCCGGACGAGCGAGAGGAGCCGGACGAGCGCGAGAAGCGGGACGCCAACCGAGCACCGGGCGAGCGCAAGGGCGGCGGGTCGGCACCGCGCCGGAAGCCGGCACGACGGAAGCCCGGCACATGACCGGCAGCGGGAGACTCACCTACGTGTACGCCGTGGTGCCGGACGGCCAAGTGCTGCGGACGGTCCTCTCGGGCGTCCACGGGGTGTCCGGGGCACCGGTGTCCCTCCTCGGGGCCGACACACCGGGCACGCCCCCGGAGGGACCGGACCCCGCGTTCGTCGTCAGCCGCGTCGAGGCGCAGGAGTTCGACGAGCGGACGCTCAAGGCCCGCTTCGAGGACCTGGAATGGCTGGAGTCCGTCGCGCGCGCCCACCACGAGGTGGTGCAGGCGATCGCCGGCCACGACACCGTGCTCCCGTTGCGGCTGGCCACCCTGTACCAGGACGACGACCGCGCCCGCGAGGCGCTCGCCGCCCAGCGGAGCGTCTTCGCCGAGCGACTGGCCCTGCTCCGTGGCCGCAGCGAGTGGGGCGTCAAGGTGTACATCAGTGCGCCCGGACCCCGGGAGGACCGAGACGGTGCCGCTGGTCCCGCGAGCACCACGGAGCTCAGCCCCGGCAAGGCCTACCTGCGGCGCCGCAGGGCCCAGCACACGGTGCAGGAGACCCACTACCGGAACGCCCAGGTGGCCGCCGAGAGCATCGAGGCGCTCGTCTCCCGGTACACCACCCACCGTGTGCGTCATCCCGCTCAGCGCGGAGCACTCGCGGGGCCCGAGGAGAACGTCCTCAACGACGCCTACCTGGTTCCGGACGAC
This sequence is a window from Streptomyces sp. NBC_00691. Protein-coding genes within it:
- a CDS encoding gas vesicle protein, which produces MPTPYGPSSSANLADILERVLDKGIVIAGDIRINLLDIELLTIKLRILVASVDKAKEMGIDWWEHDPSLSSKHSGGPLAEENRRLRAELEALRSAAPVANEPRIPGTDRVLEADAALEPYDTGASDEELEPDEEPEPDEREEPDEREKRDANRAPGERKGGGSAPRRKPARRKPGT
- a CDS encoding GvpL/GvpF family gas vesicle protein, which produces MTGSGRLTYVYAVVPDGQVLRTVLSGVHGVSGAPVSLLGADTPGTPPEGPDPAFVVSRVEAQEFDERTLKARFEDLEWLESVARAHHEVVQAIAGHDTVLPLRLATLYQDDDRAREALAAQRSVFAERLALLRGRSEWGVKVYISAPGPREDRDGAAGPASTTELSPGKAYLRRRRAQHTVQETHYRNAQVAAESIEALVSRYTTHRVRHPAQRGALAGPEENVLNDAYLVPDDRAESFRTALAAVAVDIDGVRVEVTGPWAPYSFAMPPPPPDPPQEDAVRDGPAP